A region of the Elusimicrobia bacterium HGW-Elusimicrobia-1 genome:
CGCCGGGGATTCGCGGTGGAAACCGCGTCCGAAAGTTCGGAAGCCCTCCACAAAATACACGAAGAAAAGCCGACCTTAGTTATACTCGATATTATGCTTCCCGGCGGAGACGGCGTTGATGTCCTCAAAAACATAAAAGAAAACCCCGACACCGCAACAATACCGGTGATGATGCTAACAGCCAAATGCCAGATATCCGACAAGCTCGCAAGCTTAAAAAACGGCGCGGATGATTACGTCACCAAACCTTTTATTATCGAAGAACTTATGCTTAAAGCCAAAAACATAATAGCCCGCTCCGAAGCCGCCCTGACCGCAAATCCACTGACGTCGCTCCCCGGCAGCCCCGCCATACGCGAACGAGTTTCGGAAATACTGCGTTCGTGCCGACGGTTCGCTTTCGCCTATCTCGACATAAATTATTTCAAACCTTACAACGATATTTACGGCTACGTAAAAGGCGATGAACTGATAAAGTTTACGGCCGACATCATACGCCGTGTCCTGGATATCCACGGCACGAAAGACGATTTTACGGGACACATCGGCGGAGACGATTTCGTATTTATCACGGGGCAGGACAACGTGGATGCCGCGGCCAGGGCCGTAATCGCGGCTTTCGACGCCGGCGTACCGCGGTTTTACGACGAGGAAACTCGCGAGAAAAAATACGTGAATACCCTGAATCGGGAGGGTAAAATCCAGAGATTTCCGCTCGTTTCGGTTTCGATAGGGGTCGTCACCAACGAACACGGCGAATTCACGCATTACGGCGAAGTCGTAGAAAAGGCCGCGGAGATGAAAAATTACGCCAAGTCGTTCGTCGCCGGCGAAAGCCGGTACGTCAAAGACAAAAGACGCGTGACGAACTACTGAGGTTTCGCCAAATATTGGCGGCGGGAGGCATTATGAAAGCGGGAAATGTTCTTATCGTGGACGACGAACCGGGCATGGTCGAGCTTCTGTCGGTAAACCTGCGCGGAAGCGGATACGACGTGGAAGTAGCTTTCGACGGGGAGGACGCTCTTGAAAAACTCAGGGGGGCAAAAAGAAAGGCGGACGTCGTAATACTCGACGTGATGCTTCCCAAAATAAACGGTTACGAAGTCGCCCGCCGACTCAAAGCCGACGACAAAACTTCGGGCATTCCCATAATTATGCTCACCGCCAAAGACCAGCCGCTCGACAAAGTCATGGGGCTCATTGACTGCGAAGCCGATTATTATTTTACGAAGCCCCTGAATATGAGCGATTTCCTGATACACGTCATGAAAGTTTCCGAGAAACACCGCCGCGCCTCGACAAATAACGAAGCCGCGCCGCTCGACAAGTGAACATCGTCCCGCAATTATTATCCATAAGGATAAAATTGGTCGGCGCGACATTCCTGATAGGATTGATCGCGCTCTCGGTGGGGCTTTCTTTCCGCCTTCGTTATACGAGAACTTTACTTGCAAAAAATTTCATCTCCAAAACGCACACCGTTATATGGGCGTTTTCCGGAGCCCTAAGCGACCACTGCATCAACTCGCCCCACCGCCTCCGGAATTTGGCAAAAATGATAATGGCCGAGCCCGATGTCGACTACGTGGCGTTTTTCGATAAGAACAAGGAAATCATAACGCAGGCGGGCAATTTTCAAAACAACCTCGGATTGCCCGCGTCGGACGACCCTAAAATCGTCCTCACCGACAGGCATCGCCGCATTTACAATGTCTCACGACCGATTTATGACGATACCCGTAAAGTAGCCGGCTATATAGCCGCGGGCTTCCCCACAATGTCTTACCACAAGGCGCTGGAAGACGACAAACGGAACATAGTCGTAACGTGGGGATTGGCGCTGCTGACGGTATTAATCGCATCGTATTTTATCCTCGGAAGGATAATAAGACCTCTTGAAAAAGTGAAAACCGCGATGATGAAAATCGGAGACGGCGATTTAACGGAGATTATCCCCGTGAGTTCGCGCGATGAGATAGGCGTCATCGCGCGCGAATGCAACGCGATGGCGATGAAACTCGCCCAAACATATCATAACCTCTCAGACGTCAATCAAAAACTCACCGAAATCAACGAGCGAAAAAGCGAGTTTCTGAGCACTGCGGCACACGATTTAAGAACCCCGCTGACTCTTATAGGCGGCTTCGCCGAAACTCTATCCAACAAAAATTTGAATCTGAGCGGCGCTCAAAAAGACAAATACCTTGATATCATCGCGTCCGAAACAAAAAAAATGGCCAAGTTCATATCCGATTATCTCGACATAACCAAAATAGAGAATGGTATGCATCTACCCGTAATGGCCAAGATAAATCCGGAAGCGGTGGCCCGCGAAGCTGCGGCCGAATTCGATTTTGAATCTGCCAAAGTCATATTCGCCATACGCTCCGAACCCGCCGTCGCCAAAGTAACCGCCGACGGAGAAATGTTGGAGCGCGTACTCAGAAACCTCATAGATAACGCGCTCAAATACGCGCCGCAGAATACCGCCGTCACACTTGAAATAACCCGCCGCGGCCGCGACACCGTTTTTTCCGTTTCCGATTCGGGCATGGGAATACCCGACGACTTAAAAGAAAAAATATTCGAAAAATTTTTCAGCGCAAACCGGGTCAATGCCCCAAAAAAGCAAGGCACGGGACTGGGACTTGCGATTGTCCGTTCCATTGTGCAACTCCACGGGGGAACCATACACGTCGAGGACAACCCTCCGCGCGGAAGCCGCTTTGTGTTTACCATACCCGATATCAAGTAGTGACTCCCGTCGGATACCAATCGGAAACAGCCCTCCGCCATATCAAAAATGCTATACTATTTGAGCTTATATTGAGGGGAGGTTTTATGCTCAAGCGTATCGTGTTGTGGTCGGTGGGGGCCGTAGTTCTGGCCGGAATACTTGTTATGGCGCGGGCGGGGTTTTTCGCCGGCGTACGGGTAGAAGAAAAAGAAGCCGGACCGTTCACGCTCGTTTACGCGCGGGGCAAAGGCGCCTACAAAAACGCGGGCGATGTGATGGACGCCGTTTACGAAAAATTGATTCTTGAAAAGATTGAAGCCGACACCGCTTTCGGTTATTACTGCGACAACCCCCGCAAAGTCGCTCCGGCAAATCTCCGGTGGATAGCCGGTTTCATCGTCGACAACGAGAAACAAGCCGCCGCGGCCAAAAAATATTTCAGAGTGGAGCGCTTTTCCAAAACTCCCGCGCTTGTCGCGGAGTTTCCGTTGAGGGGGAAACTGAGCATAATCGCGGGTATAATGAAAGTATATCCGGCAATCAATCATCACGCGAGGAAACGAGAATTACCGACGGGGCCGGTGATGGAAATTTACGACTCAAAAGCAAAAAAAATAATTTATATTATGTCGCTGGACCCCGAGTACGACCCCGTCAAGTCGCTTTACGATGAGAAGTCGCCGCGCCCGCCGAAAAAACAGTCCGTCAGACGGACAAAATAGCGAGGTTCGCGCGTGAATAAAAAACTGAAATCGGCTCTATGGATCGCAGCGGGCGTGCTCTGGACACTTTCGGTA
Encoded here:
- a CDS encoding diguanylate cyclase response regulator produces the protein MHSTPPPPPPPPHFFRREKQKFPFVTFDQPLDFSKPFCYIVTRVGKLARTMAFPRGYMQTQKKILIVDDNPGILECLSLNFERRGFAVETASESSEALHKIHEEKPTLVILDIMLPGGDGVDVLKNIKENPDTATIPVMMLTAKCQISDKLASLKNGADDYVTKPFIIEELMLKAKNIIARSEAALTANPLTSLPGSPAIRERVSEILRSCRRFAFAYLDINYFKPYNDIYGYVKGDELIKFTADIIRRVLDIHGTKDDFTGHIGGDDFVFITGQDNVDAAARAVIAAFDAGVPRFYDEETREKKYVNTLNREGKIQRFPLVSVSIGVVTNEHGEFTHYGEVVEKAAEMKNYAKSFVAGESRYVKDKRRVTNY
- a CDS encoding two-component system response regulator; this encodes MKAGNVLIVDDEPGMVELLSVNLRGSGYDVEVAFDGEDALEKLRGAKRKADVVILDVMLPKINGYEVARRLKADDKTSGIPIIMLTAKDQPLDKVMGLIDCEADYYFTKPLNMSDFLIHVMKVSEKHRRASTNNEAAPLDK